Proteins from a single region of Pseudomonas quebecensis:
- a CDS encoding OprD family porin, which translates to MSTFHPRRLLLAIAVASLALPAVAQEHGFFEDAGANLNLRNFFFNRNFTNPSKTQGGAQEWTQSFILDAKSGFTQGAVGFGVDVLGLYSLKLDGGRGTGGTQLLPLDHDGRPADDFGRLGVAFKARLSRTELKVGEWMPVLPILRADDGRSLPQTLRGGQITSKEIDGLTLYGGQFRANSPRDDSSLSDMSMVGKTAFTSDRFNFQGAEYAFNDKRTQVGLWNAQLKDIYRQQFVNLIHSQPVGDWTLGANLGFFYGKQDGSARAGELDNQTWSGLFSAKYGGNTFYVGLQKLSGDSAWMRVNGTSGGTLANDSYNSSYDNAREKSWQVRHDYNFAALGLPGLTLMNRYISGSNVHSGTVTDGKEWGRESEVGYTVQSGAAKNLTVRWRNSSMRRDYSNNEFDENRLIVSYPISLL; encoded by the coding sequence ATGAGCACTTTCCATCCGCGCCGGCTGCTGCTGGCCATCGCTGTCGCCAGTCTTGCCCTGCCTGCCGTCGCCCAAGAGCACGGTTTTTTCGAAGACGCCGGCGCCAACCTCAATCTGCGTAATTTCTTCTTCAACCGTAACTTCACCAACCCGAGCAAAACCCAGGGCGGCGCCCAGGAATGGACGCAGAGTTTTATTCTCGACGCCAAATCCGGCTTCACTCAGGGCGCGGTGGGGTTCGGCGTGGACGTGCTGGGGCTGTATTCGCTCAAGCTCGACGGCGGACGCGGCACCGGCGGCACCCAGCTGTTGCCGTTGGATCACGACGGTCGCCCGGCCGATGACTTCGGGCGTTTGGGCGTGGCGTTCAAGGCACGGCTGTCCAGGACCGAGCTGAAGGTGGGCGAGTGGATGCCGGTGCTGCCGATCCTGCGCGCCGACGATGGCCGCTCCCTGCCGCAAACCTTGCGCGGCGGGCAGATCACGTCGAAGGAAATCGACGGCCTGACCCTCTATGGCGGCCAGTTCCGCGCCAACAGCCCGCGCGACGACAGCAGTCTGTCGGACATGTCGATGGTGGGCAAAACCGCGTTCACCTCGGACCGCTTCAACTTCCAGGGCGCTGAATACGCGTTCAACGACAAACGCACCCAGGTCGGCCTGTGGAACGCTCAGCTCAAGGACATTTACCGCCAGCAATTCGTCAACCTGATCCACAGCCAGCCTGTGGGCGACTGGACCCTGGGCGCCAACCTCGGGTTCTTCTACGGCAAGCAAGACGGCAGCGCCCGCGCGGGCGAGCTGGACAATCAAACCTGGTCCGGCCTGTTCTCGGCCAAATACGGCGGCAACACGTTCTATGTGGGCCTGCAAAAGCTCAGCGGCGACAGTGCATGGATGCGCGTCAACGGCACCAGCGGCGGCACCCTGGCCAACGACAGCTACAACTCAAGCTACGACAACGCCCGGGAGAAATCCTGGCAAGTGCGCCACGACTACAACTTCGCCGCCCTCGGCTTGCCGGGCCTGACCCTGATGAACCGCTATATCAGCGGCAGCAATGTGCACAGCGGCACCGTTACCGACGGCAAGGAATGGGGGCGCGAAAGCGAAGTGGGCTACACCGTGCAAAGCGGTGCGGCGAAAAACCTTACAGTACGCTGGCGCAATTCCAGCATGCGCCGCGACTACAGCAACAACGAGTTCGATGAAAACCGGCTGATCGTCAGTTACCCGATCAGTCTGCTGTAA
- a CDS encoding polysaccharide deacetylase family protein yields the protein MKLYAFAAAVLALALSLGGCIGAPIALTPQTEQRLQAQAPIRFLLTFDDGPSASGYNNPTRSVIADLAHNPVLPGIKAVFFLQTESARAGGSSRGRKTMEREYAGGHVLAFHTATTFHTNHRWLNDAELERTLIQGAADIAAITGAPPRLVRPPFWNYDRRTFAAYQRHGMQVLLTDLSANDGKIWGFNASPRRRANLYRQLSVVRERIALGELPTVDGVIPVVVTFHDINRYTARHLQEYLQILLDSARTNGMHTAAEPFYTDHAALQRAALARTVKDVNEAVHLPGVWNWVWDSDSH from the coding sequence ATGAAACTCTATGCTTTCGCCGCTGCCGTGCTGGCCCTGGCCCTGAGCCTCGGCGGCTGCATCGGCGCGCCCATCGCCCTGACGCCGCAGACTGAGCAACGCCTGCAAGCCCAGGCGCCGATCCGCTTTCTGTTGACGTTCGATGACGGCCCCAGCGCTTCGGGCTACAACAATCCGACCCGCTCGGTGATCGCCGACCTGGCACACAACCCCGTGCTGCCGGGCATCAAGGCGGTGTTTTTCCTGCAGACCGAATCCGCGCGCGCAGGCGGCAGTTCGCGGGGCCGCAAGACCATGGAGCGTGAGTACGCCGGCGGGCATGTGCTGGCGTTTCACACCGCCACCACCTTCCACACCAATCACCGCTGGCTCAACGATGCCGAACTGGAACGCACCCTCATCCAGGGCGCGGCCGATATCGCCGCCATCACCGGCGCACCGCCGCGCCTGGTACGCCCGCCGTTCTGGAATTACGACCGCCGCACCTTCGCCGCCTACCAGCGCCACGGCATGCAGGTACTGCTCACGGACCTGAGCGCCAATGACGGCAAGATCTGGGGCTTCAACGCCAGCCCGAGGCGGCGCGCCAACCTGTACCGGCAACTGTCGGTGGTGCGCGAACGTATCGCCCTGGGCGAATTGCCTACGGTGGACGGCGTGATCCCGGTGGTGGTGACCTTCCACGACATCAACCGCTACACCGCGCGGCACCTACAGGAGTACTTGCAGATCCTGCTGGACAGTGCCCGCACCAACGGCATGCACACCGCCGCCGAGCCTTTCTACACCGACCACGCCGCACTGCAACGCGCCGCACTGGCCCGTACCGTCAAGGATGTGAATGAAGCCGTGCACCTGCCGGGTGTGTGGAACTGGGTATGGGACTCGGATTCCCACTGA
- the pcaC gene encoding 4-carboxymuconolactone decarboxylase — translation MDEKQRYAEGLQVRRDVLGDAHVDRSLNALTEFNSEFQEMITRHAWGDIWTRPGLPRHTRSLITIAMLIGMNRGEELKLHLRAAASNGVTRAEIKEVLMQSAIYCGIPAANATFHLAESVWDELGVESRQG, via the coding sequence GTGGACGAGAAACAACGTTATGCCGAGGGTCTGCAGGTGCGCCGCGACGTGTTGGGGGACGCCCATGTCGACCGCAGCCTCAATGCCCTCACCGAGTTCAACAGCGAATTCCAGGAGATGATCACCCGTCATGCCTGGGGCGATATCTGGACCCGTCCCGGTCTGCCCCGGCACACCCGCAGCTTGATCACTATCGCCATGCTGATCGGCATGAACCGCGGCGAAGAACTCAAGCTGCACCTGCGCGCCGCCGCCAGCAACGGCGTGACCCGCGCCGAGATCAAGGAAGTGTTGATGCAGAGCGCGATCTATTGCGGGATTCCAGCGGCGAATGCGACTTTTCACCTGGCCGAGTCGGTATGGGACGAGCTGGGCGTTGAATCCCGCCAGGGCTGA
- the pcaD gene encoding 3-oxoadipate enol-lactonase: MAFVQLAEGDLHYQLEGPVDAPVLVLSNSLGTNLRMWDIQIPAFTEHFRVLRYDTRGHGKSLVTEGPYRIEQLGRDVLALLDALQIPRAHFCGLSMGGLIGQWLGINAGERLQRLVVCNTAAKIGTPEVWNPRIETVLRDGPDAMVALRDASIARWFTPDFAAANPHQAKLITDMLAATSPQGYAANCAAVRDADLRGALASIQVPTLVIAGSEDAVTPPAGGHFIQQQVKGAEYAEFYAAHLSNVQAGAAFSDRVIKFLLCR; the protein is encoded by the coding sequence GTGGCTTTTGTACAACTCGCCGAGGGCGACCTGCATTACCAACTGGAAGGTCCTGTCGATGCGCCGGTGCTGGTGCTGTCCAATTCATTGGGCACCAACCTGCGTATGTGGGATATCCAGATCCCGGCGTTCACCGAGCATTTTCGCGTGTTGCGTTACGATACCCGTGGCCATGGCAAGTCGCTGGTGACCGAGGGGCCTTACCGCATCGAGCAGTTGGGGCGCGATGTGCTCGCGCTGCTGGATGCGCTGCAGATTCCCCGCGCGCATTTCTGTGGCCTGTCCATGGGCGGCCTGATCGGCCAATGGCTGGGGATCAACGCCGGCGAGCGCCTGCAGCGGCTGGTGGTGTGCAACACCGCCGCCAAGATCGGCACGCCCGAGGTGTGGAACCCACGCATCGAGACGGTGCTGCGCGATGGCCCGGATGCGATGGTGGCCTTGCGCGATGCATCGATCGCGCGCTGGTTCACCCCCGACTTCGCCGCCGCCAACCCGCACCAGGCCAAACTGATCACCGATATGCTCGCCGCCACCTCGCCTCAAGGCTACGCCGCCAACTGCGCGGCCGTGCGCGATGCGGACCTGCGCGGGGCGTTAGCGTCGATCCAGGTGCCGACCCTGGTTATCGCCGGCAGTGAAGATGCCGTCACCCCGCCTGCCGGTGGCCACTTTATCCAGCAACAGGTCAAGGGCGCCGAATACGCCGAGTTCTATGCCGCGCACCTGTCCAACGTCCAGGCCGGTGCTGCGTTCAGTGACCGGGTGATTAAATTCCTGCTGTGCCGCTAA
- a CDS encoding 3-carboxy-cis,cis-muconate cycloisomerase, which produces MTLRTSNQLFDAYFTADSMAEVFCDHGRLQGMLDFEAGLARAQARVGLIPPAAVAPIAQACLASLYDVDALGVAIASAGNSAIPLVKALGKLIASEDANAERYVHLGATSQDVMDTGLVLQLRRALVLIESDLAQLGEVLAAQAQRYAAVPLAGRTWLQHATPVTLGMKIAGWLGAVTRSRQRLAELKPRLLVLQLGGASGTLAALGEQAMPVAEALAAELRLTLPEQPWHTQRDRLVEFASVLGLIAGSLGKLGRDISLLMQTEAAEVFEPAAPGKGGSSTMPHKRNPVGAAVLISAATRVPGLVATMLSAMPQEHERSLGLWHAEWETLPDICRLVSGALQQALLLGRGLEVDPARMAHNLDLTQGLVLAEAVSMVLAQRLGRETAHDLLERCCRRAVAEGRHLRAVLADEPQVSAELSATELDRLLDPAHYLGQAHTWVTRAVTDHFALSA; this is translated from the coding sequence ATGACATTGCGCACGAGCAACCAACTGTTCGACGCCTATTTCACCGCCGACAGCATGGCTGAGGTGTTCTGCGACCACGGCCGCTTGCAAGGCATGCTCGACTTTGAAGCCGGCCTGGCCCGGGCGCAGGCTCGCGTGGGGTTGATTCCGCCAGCGGCGGTGGCGCCGATTGCCCAGGCATGTCTGGCGTCGCTGTACGACGTTGACGCCCTCGGCGTAGCCATCGCCTCGGCGGGCAATTCGGCGATCCCGCTGGTCAAGGCCTTGGGCAAACTGATTGCCAGTGAAGACGCCAACGCCGAGCGCTATGTGCACCTGGGGGCCACCAGCCAGGACGTGATGGACACCGGCCTGGTGCTGCAACTGCGGCGCGCCCTGGTATTGATCGAAAGCGACCTGGCGCAATTGGGTGAAGTGCTGGCCGCGCAAGCCCAGCGCTATGCCGCCGTGCCGTTGGCCGGGCGCACCTGGTTGCAGCATGCGACGCCGGTGACCCTGGGTATGAAAATCGCCGGTTGGCTGGGTGCGGTGACCCGTTCCCGGCAACGTCTGGCCGAACTCAAACCGCGCCTGCTGGTGCTGCAATTGGGCGGCGCATCCGGCACCTTGGCCGCGCTGGGCGAACAGGCCATGCCGGTAGCCGAAGCCCTGGCCGCCGAATTGCGCCTGACGTTGCCCGAACAACCCTGGCACACCCAGCGCGATCGCCTGGTGGAGTTCGCCAGTGTGCTGGGCCTGATCGCCGGCAGCCTCGGCAAACTGGGCCGGGATATCAGCCTGCTGATGCAGACCGAGGCGGCGGAAGTGTTCGAGCCTGCGGCGCCGGGCAAGGGCGGTTCTTCCACCATGCCGCACAAACGCAACCCGGTCGGCGCCGCCGTACTGATCAGCGCCGCCACCCGCGTACCGGGCCTGGTGGCCACAATGCTCAGCGCCATGCCCCAGGAGCACGAGCGCAGCCTGGGCCTGTGGCATGCCGAGTGGGAAACCCTGCCGGACATTTGCCGGTTGGTCTCCGGCGCGTTGCAACAGGCGCTGCTGCTGGGCCGAGGCTTGGAGGTCGATCCGGCGCGCATGGCCCACAACCTTGATTTGACCCAGGGTCTGGTGCTGGCCGAGGCGGTGAGCATGGTGCTCGCCCAGCGCCTGGGCCGCGAAACCGCGCACGATTTGCTCGAGCGCTGCTGCCGGCGCGCGGTTGCCGAGGGACGCCATCTGCGCGCGGTATTGGCCGATGAGCCGCAGGTGAGCGCCGAACTGTCCGCCACCGAGTTGGATCGCCTGCTCGACCCGGCCCATTATCTGGGCCAGGCGCACACCTGGGTTACCCGCGCCGTGACCGACCATTTTGCATTGAGTGCCTGA